One window of Delphinus delphis chromosome 12, mDelDel1.2, whole genome shotgun sequence genomic DNA carries:
- the WBP1 gene encoding WW domain-binding protein 1: MARASGGNGSEEDWGALRVPQQQLRELCPGVNNQPYLCESGHCCGETGCCTYYYELWWFWLLWTVLILFSCCCAFRHRRAKLRLQQQQRQREINLLAYHGACHGAGPVPPGSLLDLRLLSTFKPPAYEDVVHRPGTPPPPYTAASGCPSTASSECTCCSSASSCPAHQEGTNVEDVSSHQSDPPHQEGEPGAGVSPAPTPPFCRYRRLTGDSGIELCPCPDSSEGEPVKEARASATPPDVEDQSPVHGP, from the exons CTTCGAGAGCTGTGCCCAGGAGTGAACAACCAGCCTTACCTCTGTGAGAGTGGTCACTGCTGCGGGGAGACTGGCTGCTGCACCTACTACTATGAGCTCTGGT GGTTCTGGCTGCTCTGGACTGTCCTCATTCTCTTTAGCTGCTGTTGTGCCTTCCGCCATCGACGAGCTAAACTCCGGCTGCAGCAACAGCAGCGGCAGCGTGAGATCAACTTGTTGGCCTACCACGGGGCATGCCATGGGGCTGGCCCTGTCCCTCCCGGTTCACTGCTTGATCTTC GCCTCCTCAGCACCTTCAAACCCCCAGCCTATGAGGATGTGGTTCACCGCCCAGGCACACCGCCGCCTCCTTACACTGCAGCCTCAGGCTGCCCCTCGACTGCTTCCAGTGAATGCACCTGCTGCTCCTCTGCTTCTAGCTGCCCTGCCCACCAAGAGGGAACAAATGTGGAAGATGTTTCCTCCCACCAGAGTGACCCTCCTCATCAGGAGGGtgagcctggggcaggggtgagcCCTGCCCCCACACCACCCTTCTGCCGCTATCGCCGCTTGACTGGGGACTCAGGTATTGAGCTCTGCCCTTGTCCTGACTCCAGTGAGGGGGAGCCAGTCAAGGAGGCTAGGGCTAGTGCCACCCCACCAGATGTGGAGGACCAGTCCCCTGTGCACGGCCCCTAG